CAACTGGTAAATGAGATGAATACAATACAGTCAAGTTTGGTTCTGGTGATGGTCCCATGTTTGTTAAAGTATGCAAGATACGGAAATCATTTTTAGTTACTAATGAACGTCCGTCTAAGCCCATACCAGCGATCGATAACGTCGCCCAGATTGGATAACCAGAGAATAATTGGTTGTATTCAGGTGTACGGGCAAATTTAACCATACGTAGTTTCATGATCAAGTGATCGATCATTTCTTGTGCTTCAAATTCAGTGATCAATCCTGCTTCTAAATCACGTTGGATATAGATATCTAGGAATGCAGAGATACGTCCGATAGACATTGCTGCTCCATTTTGTGATTTGATCGCACCAAGGTAACCAAAGTATAACCATTGAATTGCTTCTTTAGCATTTGCTGCTGGTTTAGAAATATCAAAACCGTAAGTTGAAGCCATTTCTTTAAGATCAGCCATTGCTCTGATTTGTTCAGAGATTTCTTCTCTTAAACGGATAACATCGTCAGTCATTACTTTGTTTCCTGTATTACTTAAGTCTTTTTTCTTCTCAGCGATCAAGAAGTCCATTCCGTATAAAGCAATACGACGGTAATCACCGATGATACGTCCACGTCCGTAAGCATCTGGAAGACCTGTGATGATTTTGTTTTTACGAGCTGATCTCATTTCTGGTGTATAAGCATCGAAAACACCTTGGTTGTGTGTTTTTCTCCACTCAGTAAAGATTTTAGACATTTCAGCGTCTACTTCGTAACCATTTGAAGTTAGTGAGTTGTTTGCCATGTTGATACCGCCAAATGGCATGAATGCTTGTTTCAATGGTACGTCAGTTTGTAGACCTACGATTGTTTCTTCTTCTTTGATTAGATAACCAGGTTCATGAGAAGTGATTGTTGCAGGAATATTATTGTCCATGTCATACACGCCATTTTGTTCATGCTGTACTTCAAATAATTCCTGTAATTTTGTCCATAATTTGTCTGTGCTTGGTGCGATCGGTTCTAGGAAAGAGTCATCACCTGTATACTCAGTATAGTTTCTTTGAATGAAATCACGTGTATCTACTGATGTTTTCCACTTGTCGCCTTTAAAGCCTTTCCATTGCTCCATTGATGGGCCTCCTTAGTATGCTGTTGATTACTGTAACAGCTTTATGTGATTAGTATAACACATCGCGATTTTTATGCAAGCCTTTCCTTATTATATTTTGAGCTAAATCGCTATTTTTTTTAATAAAATGATTATAAACGTTGATTTAAAGGCTTTTTATATTTGTGATACGTTTAACGAACTAGAATTAGTTTTATATAAAAAGTAAGAAATCTGTAATATAAAAAACCGAAACTGTACTAATACAGTTTCGGTTTTCCTCTAATTCTATAGAACAGACTTAGCTTATTCAGCCTCTTCTTTTTCAGGTAACTCTGCAGTATGCATCTCATGGACTTCTAGGATTTCGCCATCTTGTTTCTCATCCAATATAAATGAACCATTAGAAGTTCTGTCATTAATTGGGTACGTTTGAGAATCGATCGTATATTGTTTGCCACTTTGAGTGGTTACTAAAAGCTCTAAAGAGCTGCTTTCTGACATAAAGCTCACACGATGTGGATTTTTCTTTAATTCCCTTAAGACCATCAGTCCTCGTTTGGCTCTACCTAACTGGGTGAGTTCTTGTGCATGCATTCGCTTGATACTTCCTCGCTGTGTTAAGATCACAACAGGCGTATCTCCTTCTTGATAAACTAATAGGCCGTTGACCACATAATCTTGGTCTTTTAAGTTCATCGCTTTTACCCCTGCAGCTTTTGCTCCGACGACTGGGACTTCTTCTAATGGATAACGAAGGCCAAATCCTCGATGACTCACCAAAAAGACATCCAAGAGCTTTTGCTCATTCGTCAGATAAACATTGACGATTTCGTCCGTATCAGATTTTAGCTTCATACAATTTGTTGGCCGACTCTTATAGGTTCTCCAAGGTTCAAAATCGGTCATTTTTGTTTGTTTGACCATACCTTCTTTTGTCATGAAGACAAATGTTTTTGTCGGTGACAGTTCTTTATAGGTATAAACAGCAATGATCGACTCATCTATAGACAGATTTAAAATCGTCTGAGAAATGTGCTCGCCGATTTCTTTCCATTTTAGATCTGGTAATTCATGAACTGGACGGTAGATCACATTTGCCTTATTCGTGATCAATAAAAGATGATCCAAGGTGTTGACTTCTCCTGTATAAAGTAAAAAGTCCCCTTCCTTCATTCCAATTTCTTCTGGCTTGGAAGCACTATAAGAACGTAAACTGCTCCGTTTAATATATCCTTCATGCGTAACAGTCACTACTACATCTTCTTGAGCAACCAATACTTGTGTATCGATCTTGATCTCTTGGATCTCATTTTCGATTTGAGTCAAACGTGCATTTCCATATTGCTTTTTGACCTCACGAAGCTCCTTTTTCATGACGTTGAACAATTCTTTTTCATCATTCAAAATCGTTGTCAATTCTGCGACTTGACGGCTAAGTTCATCTGCTTCTTTTTCAAGCTGCGTAATGTCCGTGTTCGTCAAACGATACAATTGTAGAGTCACGATCGCTTCCGCTTGTGCTTCTGTGAATGCATATTCTTTTACTAAGTTATTTTTTGCATCTTTCTTATCTTTTGATGCACGAATTGTTTCAATGACCTGATCAAGGATCGATAACGCTTTGATCAAACCAGACACGATATGCTGGCGGGCTTGAGCTTTATCCAATTCAAACTGGCTGCGGTTTGTGATCACTTCTTTACGGTGTGCAACATAGCTGTCTAAAATACGTTTAAGGCCAACTTGATGCGGTGTCATATTATCGATAGCAACCATATTGAAATTGTAATTGATTTGCAATTCAGTATTTTTGAAAAGATAGTTCAAAATTCCTTCAGCGTTAGTATCTTTTTTCAATTCGATAGCGATCTGTAGCCCTGTTCGGTCACTTTCGTCACGAACTTCGGCGATCCCCTCGATTTTTTTATTCAAACGAACTTCATCGATTTTTTTCACTAGAGTTGCTTTATTCACTTCATAAGGAATTTCAGTAACGATGATCTGTTGTTTGCCGCCTTTTAATGGTTCGATTTTAGTTTTTGAACGAAGGATCACTTTTCCCCGCCCAGTTTCATAAGCTTTCTTGATTTCTTCTTTCCCCTGCAGGATACCTCCTGTCGGAAAATCAGGACCTGGAATAAATTCCATTAATTTATCTAAGGAAGCATTTGGGTGATCGATCAGATAGATCGTTCCATCTATGATCTCGGCTAAGTTATGTGTCGGTATTTCTGTTGCATAACCTGCTGAGATCCCTGTTGAGCCATTGACTAATAGATTCGGATATTTTGCTGGTAGAACAGTTGGTTCCTTTTCTGTATCATCAAAGTTCCAAACAAAGTCTACGGTGTCTTTTTCGATATCTTTCAGCATTTCTCCACTTAATTCAGATAAGCGTGCTTCGGTATAACGCATAGCAGCTGGCGGATCACCATCCATACTACCATTATTTCCGTGCATTTCGATCAAAACTTCACGAAGCTTCCAGTCTTGACTTAAACGAACCATTGCTTCGTAAATACTACTGTCTCCATGGGGGTGATAATTCCCCATGATATTTCCGACAGACTTGGCTGATTTTCTAAAACTTTTTTCAAATGTATTGCCATCTTTGTTCATGGAAAATAAAATTCTGCGCTGAACTGGTTTTAATCCATCACGAATATCTGGCAGGGCACGCTCTTGAATGATATATTTGGAATATCTTCCAAAACGATCGCCCATTACTTCTTCAAGAGTTAGCTCTTGAACTTCTTGGCGTTTTTCCACATTCATCACTCCCTACTCTAAATCGAACAAACTGATTTCTTCAGTTGCTGTCTTTTTTTGTTCATTTTCTATTTTTTTCTCTTCATCCAAAACGTCGTTTGAAATAGAAGGCGCAATCTCTGTTTCGCCATCTTTACGGTCTAAAATACTGCCATCTTCTTCTAAAGTGAATTGAACATGACGTTCGATCCATTTTCGTCTAGGCTCTACCTTATCTCCCATAAGAGTGGTAACACGACGTTCTGCCTGAGCTGCATCATCGATACGAACGCGAATCAACGTACGAGTTTCAGGGTCCATCGTTGTTTCCCATAACTGATCTGCATTCATTTCACCAAGACCTTTGTAGCGTTGCAGCATGTAACCTTTACCAACTTGTGCCGTAACGTTAACCAACTCTTCATCAGTCCAGGCATATTCTGTAACTGCTTTTTTACCAAGACCTTTTGAAACTTTGTACAACGGAGGTAAAGCGATATAAACTTTCCCCGCTTCGATCAACGGTTTCATATAACGATAAAAGAAAGTTAATAGCAATACTTGGATATGCGCACCATCTGTATCCGCATCGGTCATGATGATCACTTTATCGTAATTGCAATCTTCAACTGAAAATTCTGGACCAACACCAGCACCAATCGTATAAATCATCGTATTGATTTCTTCATTTTTAAGAATATCCTGCATTTTTGCTTTTTCTGTATTTAACACTTTTCCTCGAAGCGGCAAGATCGCCTGAAATTTTCTGTCACGGCCTTGTTTTGCAGAGCCGCCGGCAGAATCTCCTTCGACTAGATAAAGTTCATTTTTCTTAGGGTTTCGCGATTGAGCAGGTGTTAACTTACCGGATAAAAGAGACTCCCCTTTTTTCCGTTTTTTTCCGTTTCTACTTTCCTCACGAGCTTTACGAGCTGCTTCGCGTGCTTCACGTGCTTTGATTGCTTTACGAACTAATTGCTGACTCATTTCGCTATTTTCTTGAAGGTAAAAGCCCATTTGCTCACCAACAACATTATCCACTGCATTTCTTGCAAGGGGTGTGCC
This sequence is a window from Enterococcus wangshanyuanii. Protein-coding genes within it:
- the parC gene encoding DNA topoisomerase IV subunit A translates to MEKRQEVQELTLEEVMGDRFGRYSKYIIQERALPDIRDGLKPVQRRILFSMNKDGNTFEKSFRKSAKSVGNIMGNYHPHGDSSIYEAMVRLSQDWKLREVLIEMHGNNGSMDGDPPAAMRYTEARLSELSGEMLKDIEKDTVDFVWNFDDTEKEPTVLPAKYPNLLVNGSTGISAGYATEIPTHNLAEIIDGTIYLIDHPNASLDKLMEFIPGPDFPTGGILQGKEEIKKAYETGRGKVILRSKTKIEPLKGGKQQIIVTEIPYEVNKATLVKKIDEVRLNKKIEGIAEVRDESDRTGLQIAIELKKDTNAEGILNYLFKNTELQINYNFNMVAIDNMTPHQVGLKRILDSYVAHRKEVITNRSQFELDKAQARQHIVSGLIKALSILDQVIETIRASKDKKDAKNNLVKEYAFTEAQAEAIVTLQLYRLTNTDITQLEKEADELSRQVAELTTILNDEKELFNVMKKELREVKKQYGNARLTQIENEIQEIKIDTQVLVAQEDVVVTVTHEGYIKRSSLRSYSASKPEEIGMKEGDFLLYTGEVNTLDHLLLITNKANVIYRPVHELPDLKWKEIGEHISQTILNLSIDESIIAVYTYKELSPTKTFVFMTKEGMVKQTKMTDFEPWRTYKSRPTNCMKLKSDTDEIVNVYLTNEQKLLDVFLVSHRGFGLRYPLEEVPVVGAKAAGVKAMNLKDQDYVVNGLLVYQEGDTPVVILTQRGSIKRMHAQELTQLGRAKRGLMVLRELKKNPHRVSFMSESSSLELLVTTQSGKQYTIDSQTYPINDRTSNGSFILDEKQDGEILEVHEMHTAELPEKEEAE